In Fusobacterium hwasookii, a single window of DNA contains:
- a CDS encoding radical SAM protein yields MYKHVFGPVPSRRLGISLGVDLVLSKSCNLNCIFCECGATKKIQLERQRFKDMNEILNEIQSVLKDIKPDYITFSGSGEPTLSLDLGNISKAIKEDLKYKGKICLITNSLLLANQEVIKELEYIDLIVPTLNTLKQDIFEKIVRPDYRTSVDEIKKGFINLNNSNYKGKIWIEIFILENINDSEENFIEIANFLNSENIRYDKIQLNTIDRVGAERDLKTISFDKILKAKKILEENGLHNIEIIKSLNELEENQKIQVNQELLDNMKQKRLYQEEEINKIFKKS; encoded by the coding sequence ATGTATAAACATGTGTTTGGACCTGTTCCATCAAGAAGATTAGGTATATCTTTGGGAGTTGATTTAGTACTTAGTAAAAGTTGTAACCTTAATTGTATCTTTTGTGAATGTGGTGCTACTAAAAAAATTCAATTAGAAAGACAGAGGTTTAAAGATATGAATGAAATATTAAATGAAATTCAATCTGTCTTAAAGGATATAAAGCCTGACTATATTACATTTTCTGGAAGTGGAGAACCTACTTTAAGTTTAGACTTAGGAAATATATCAAAAGCTATAAAGGAAGATTTAAAATATAAGGGGAAAATTTGCCTTATAACTAATAGTTTACTTTTAGCTAATCAGGAAGTAATAAAAGAATTAGAATACATTGATTTAATTGTCCCAACACTTAATACTTTAAAACAAGATATATTTGAAAAAATTGTTAGACCTGATTATAGAACAAGTGTAGATGAGATAAAGAAAGGGTTTATTAATTTAAATAACTCTAACTATAAAGGTAAAATTTGGATAGAAATTTTTATTTTAGAAAATATTAATGATAGTGAAGAAAATTTTATTGAAATAGCTAATTTTTTAAACTCAGAAAATATTAGATATGACAAAATACAATTAAATACCATTGATAGAGTTGGAGCAGAACGAGATTTAAAAACTATTAGTTTTGATAAAATTTTAAAAGCTAAGAAAATTTTAGAAGAAAATGGATTACATAATATAGAAATAATCAAAAGTTTAAATGAATTAGAAGAAAACCAAAAAATTCAAGTAAATCAAGAGCTTTTAGATAATATGAAGCAAAAAAGATTATATCAAGAAGAAGAAATTAATAAAATTTTTAAAAAAAGTTAA